In the genome of bacterium, one region contains:
- a CDS encoding nucleotidyl transferase AbiEii/AbiGii toxin family protein yields the protein MLLFNLQRITEVYLRRSLPTPVIRNYLKEHLQLYILDFVYNRSYGKELIFTGGSCLRFCFGLNRVSEDLDFDRLSDLKSGIGKSALAGKMSFLEIEALIEIGRLSVETKDYKAGKKALENAQKQ from the coding sequence ATGCTTCTCTTTAACCTTCAAAGGATTACCGAGGTTTACTTAAGAAGAAGTCTTCCTACACCAGTCATTAGAAACTACTTGAAGGAGCATCTCCAACTATACATCTTAGACTTTGTCTATAATCGCTCCTATGGTAAAGAGCTTATATTTACCGGTGGTTCTTGCCTTAGATTCTGTTTTGGACTAAATCGTGTCTCTGAAGACCTAGATTTTGACCGCCTTAGTGATTTGAAAAGTGGTATAGGAAAATCTGCATTAGCAGGAAAGATGTCTTTTCTTGAAATAGAAGCCCTGATTGAAATAGGAAGGCTTTCTGTAGAGACAAAGGATTATAAAGCAGGAAAAAAGGCTTTAGAAAACGCACAAAAGCAATAA
- a CDS encoding 4Fe-4S binding protein, protein MPLSLFGRIFCRFICPAGTIQDITNNISRRISGSDAHLYSHPAIKYVFLVFILILCFDLDASFFLSCYYWIPFVFGIFLFLSSFTSRYWCRLLCPIGLILSLSKFSPFKIKREALRQIGRFRGKRTVLLADMEGSTELFSKDGDIAAAKIQQIRDIYQRR, encoded by the coding sequence ATTCCCTTAAGCCTTTTTGGAAGGATATTCTGTAGATTTATATGCCCAGCTGGGACAATCCAAGATATAACAAACAATATCTCAAGAAGGATTTCTGGTTCTGATGCACACCTTTATTCTCATCCTGCAATAAAATATGTATTCCTTGTCTTTATTCTAATCCTTTGTTTTGACCTTGATGCTTCCTTTTTTCTATCTTGTTATTACTGGATTCCATTTGTTTTTGGAATATTTCTTTTTCTCTCATCATTTACAAGTAGGTATTGGTGTAGGCTTTTATGTCCAATTGGCCTCATTCTTTCACTTTCTAAATTTAGCCCTTTTAAGATAAAAAGAGAGGCATTGCGCCAGATTGGAAGATTTAGAGGGAAAAGGACTGTTCTTCTCGCTGATATGGAAGGTTCAACCGAGCTGTTCTCAAAGGATGGAGACATTGCCGCTGCTAAAATTCAGCAGATAAGAGATATATATCAGAGAAGATAA